A genomic window from Agreia sp. COWG includes:
- a CDS encoding zinc transporter permease has protein sequence MSTAEVHAEHTVAEHQHGTECGHEAVTHDDHVDYVHDGHKHAEHDDHYDEH, from the coding sequence AAGTTCACGCCGAGCACACCGTCGCCGAGCACCAGCACGGAACCGAGTGCGGCCACGAGGCCGTGACCCACGACGACCACGTCGACTACGTTCACGACGGACACAAGCACGCCGAGCACGACGACCACTACGACGAGCACTGA